The DNA region ATGGGCCGGGGTGGCAATCAGTTCCCCTGTGGCAGCGGTTTCCACGATTTGGCCGGCATACATCACAGAAACCCTGTCGCAAGTTTCCGCCACCACCGCAAAGTTATGGGTGATTAGTAATACTGAAAGAGAAAGTTCCCGTTGCAGGGTCTTGAGCAGGGTTAGTACCTGGGCCTGAATGGTCACATCCAGGGCAGTGGTGGGCTCGTCGGCGATGAGCAGCTCCGGCTCGCAGCTTATGGCCTGGGCAATCATCACCCGCTGCTGCATACCCCCGGAAAGCTCAAAGGGATACTGCCGCGCCGTCTCCGGGTGGAGGCCCACCCGTTCCAGGAGCGAGGCAGCGCGACTGTGCAGTTCCCCAGGGGGCAGGCTAAAGTGGTTGGCAATAGCCTCCTCGATCTGGCTACCCACAGTTTCCAGGGGGGAAAGGGAGTTGAGGGGGTCCTGGAACACCATGGAAATGCGCCGCCCCCGGATGGCCCGCAGTTCCTTTTCGCCCAGGGCAAGCAGGTTCCGCCTATCAAACCGCACAAGCCCCCTGGCCCGGCTGCGCCTTTTGTCCAACAGCCCCAGGATGGCACGGGAACTAACGCTTTTGCCGCAGCCTGACTCCCCCACCAGCCCGTGAATCTCACCCCGACGCAAGCTCAGGTTCATCCCACTCACGGCGTGCACGATACCCTCGATGGTAAGAAAATCGCAGCAGAGATCCTCAACTGCCAGAACTTCGTCAGTGCTCAACCGGGACCTCCCCAGCGGACCGGCGCTCGATTTTTTCAAAAGAAGGAAGGATGCGATCCGAGGGATCGATAAACTGGGAGACGCAATCGCAAAAAATATTGAGGCTCACCACCGTAAGGACGATAGCTGCCCCCGGCGCCAGGGCCAGCAGGGGACTCTGGAGCAGAAAGTTCCGCCCCTCGTCAAGCATGGCCCCCCAGTCCGCAGTAGGGGGCCTGACCCCCAATCCGATAAAGCTCAGAGCCGCCAGGTCGAGGATCGCAT from Treponema primitia ZAS-2 includes:
- a CDS encoding ABC transporter ATP-binding protein; its protein translation is MSTDEVLAVEDLCCDFLTIEGIVHAVSGMNLSLRRGEIHGLVGESGCGKSVSSRAILGLLDKRRSRARGLVRFDRRNLLALGEKELRAIRGRRISMVFQDPLNSLSPLETVGSQIEEAIANHFSLPPGELHSRAASLLERVGLHPETARQYPFELSGGMQQRVMIAQAISCEPELLIADEPTTALDVTIQAQVLTLLKTLQRELSLSVLLITHNFAVVAETCDRVSVMYAGQIVETAATGELIATPAHPYSKALINCIPRGLATSGDGVSASELAHDSIAAVHRARMPLPVIPGFPPRLYDPPEGCAFAPRCSRSDGACATAPPRLELGDGHVVFCHHRVG